One Desulfonatronovibrio hydrogenovorans DSM 9292 DNA segment encodes these proteins:
- the hpf gene encoding ribosome hibernation-promoting factor, HPF/YfiA family, with the protein MQIKFNFKNFEPSEHLKKYARERYDKLSKYLSEINTAELQVNLEVEKFRHIAEVILTAKDIHISATEDTEDMYSTVDLSLDKLEAQLRKQRGKVKDKKKKAREKQVRMDIVSFGPVDSGKREPSIVATDHYEPKPMSLDEAAMQLESLNYEFLVFLNSDTDRINVVYRRKNGDFGFIDPGA; encoded by the coding sequence ATGCAGATCAAATTCAACTTCAAGAATTTTGAGCCTTCTGAACATCTGAAAAAATACGCTCGTGAAAGATATGACAAGTTGTCCAAGTACCTGAGCGAGATCAATACTGCGGAGCTTCAGGTCAACCTTGAGGTAGAAAAATTCAGACACATCGCTGAGGTAATCCTCACAGCCAAGGACATCCATATTTCAGCCACTGAAGATACTGAAGACATGTATTCAACCGTTGACCTGAGCCTGGACAAGCTTGAGGCCCAGCTTAGAAAACAGCGGGGCAAAGTCAAAGACAAAAAGAAAAAGGCCAGGGAAAAGCAGGTCCGAATGGACATTGTCAGTTTCGGCCCGGTTGACAGCGGCAAAAGAGAACCCAGCATAGTGGCAACTGATCACTACGAGCCCAAACCCATGTCTCTGGATGAAGCGGCCATGCAGCTGGAATCCCTTAACTACGAATTCCTGGTATTCCTCAATTCTGATACAGACAGGATCAATGTGGTGTACAGGCGCAAAAACGGTGATTTCGGCTTTATTGATCCCGGGGCATAA